GCCCGAAGACGCCGTCCGGATCGCCGTCGACGCGCAGATCGATCAACGGCGCGGCAGCCGTGACGAACCGGCGGACGTAGCCGGGCAGCAGCCGGCGGTACTGTTCCCGGTCGATGGCCGCCTGCAGCGCGGGCAGGCTGCTCTTCACGTCGCCGCCGCCGAACCGCGCCTGCTCGCGCTCCCCGAGCGCCCGCACCTGCGCCGCCGTCAGCAGTCCGTCGATGCCCTTGACCGCCGCGGTCGCGCCTTCCTCCGTCGCCGCCTGCTCCAGGTAGTCCTTCAGCGACACGTTCTCGAACAGGCGGCCCACGACGTCGAAGACCTTGTCCGACTGGAGTTCCTGGCGGATCAGTTCCAGCTTGTCGAGCAGCGTCTTCAGCACCCGTCCCTCACGGGTCTCGCCCGCGACGAGGTTGACGATGACCACCGGGTCGTGCTGCTGTCCGTAGCGGTGGATGCGGCCCATCCGCTGCTCGAGGCGCGCCGGATTCCACGGCACGTCGTAGTTCACCATCAGCCAGCAGAACTGCAGGTTGATGCCTTCGCCCGCCGCGTCGGTCGCGACCAGGTAGTTGGCGCCGCCCGCGTCGAGCGGACGCCGGAACAGATCCACCTGCGCCTCCCGCTCGCGGTAGTCGAGGCCGCCGTGGATCAGCGCGACCTGTCCGGTGAAGCCCAGCCCTTCGAGGCGGCGCACCAGGAACTCGGCGGTGTCGCGGTGCTCGGTGAAGACGATGAACTTCTCCCTCGCGAACTCCGCACTGCGCAGCACGGCGCGCAGCTTCTCGAACTTGGAATCCTCGCCGTCGTCGACCAGAGACCGCGCCTGGGCGAGCAGCGCTTCCACCTCGCGGCTTTCCTCCCGGAGTTGCGCCAGGGTCGGCGCCACGACGCCGCCCAGCGCGCGCTCCTCGAACGCTTCGTGACTCTCGGCGCCGCCGGCCTCCTCGGCGTCCTCGTCCGCGGTGCGGATCTCGAAGAAGTCGGGGGTCGCCGCGAGGCGCTTCTGGCGTTGCTCCAGCTCTTCCGCACGGCCGGCGCGGACCAGCTCGATCGCCTCTTCCAACCGAACGAGGCGGCGCTCGAACGACCGCAGCAGCGCATGCGTCGAGCTGGCCTGCCGGCGCTGGAACACGCTCATCGCCAAGCGCGCGGCCGAGCGGTTCAGCACCCGCGCCCGGTTGTAGGTCTCGGCGATGTAGCGCGTCGTGGCGTCGTAGAGCGCCTGTTCGGATGGGTTCAGCGCATAGCTGAGGGTGTCGCAACGCCGTTGCGGATAGAGCGGCCGGCCGTCGAACCGGACCATCTCCTCCTTCGTGCGGCGAATAAAGTGCCGTCGGCGCTGCGATTCGGGGAACGCCCGGAACGCATCGAACGTCGCCAGCGCGTCCGGCGCCAGCAACCGCCACAGGCAGTACCAGGGGAAGTCCTTCCCCATGTGCGGCGTCGCGGTCAGCAGCAGCACGTGTGTCGCCGACCAGCCCAGCTCCCACCCCGGTTCGTCGGCCGGCAGCCCGGCCAGCGCCTCGGCGAGGCAATAGCGATCCGTCTTGTCGACGGACAAGTCCTGCCGCTGGTGGGCGGCCAGCTTGTGCGCCTCGTCGAAGACCACCAGGTCGTACGGCGCCGCTCCGGCGGCCGCCTCGCGCAGCCGTCCGAACGTGCGCTCTCCCACGAGCGTGTCGACGCTGACGATCACCCGGTCGCTCTCCGGTCCCGCGAACGGATTGCCGGTGCGCGCGTCCGCGCCCCGCACGATGCGGAACGGCAGCGAGAACAGCGTCCGCATCTCCCGTTCCCAGTTGCCGATCAGGCCGGCCGGCGGCACGACCAGCACGCGCCGGATGAGCCGGCGGGCCAGCACCTCGCGCAGATAGAGGCCGGTCATGATCGTCTTGCCCGCCCCGGTGTCGTCGGCGAGCAGGAACCGGAGCGGCGACAGGTCGAGCATCCGCTCGTAGACCGCGATCCGCTGGTGCGGCAGCGGATCGATTAGCGAGACCTCCGTCGCGAAGGCGGGGTTGAACAGGTGGCCGTACGAGAGCCGCGTCGCCTCGGCCACGGCGGTTACCGCGGTGGGCCGGGCCGTGAAGTCGAGCGGCGGCGCGGCGGTCGGCGCGGCAGCCGCTTCGGGTTTCGAGTCGGCCGGCGCCAGCCCGGCCTCCAGGTCGATGATCTGCCGCCATGCCAGGCG
The DNA window shown above is from Acidobacteriota bacterium and carries:
- a CDS encoding DUF3883 domain-containing protein — its product is MQRPDPTLPADYPSRVKSVRERLDLTQVQLAERIGVSFATVNRWENGQTKPARLAWRQIIDLEAGLAPADSKPEAAAAPTAAPPLDFTARPTAVTAVAEATRLSYGHLFNPAFATEVSLIDPLPHQRIAVYERMLDLSPLRFLLADDTGAGKTIMTGLYLREVLARRLIRRVLVVPPAGLIGNWEREMRTLFSLPFRIVRGADARTGNPFAGPESDRVIVSVDTLVGERTFGRLREAAAGAAPYDLVVFDEAHKLAAHQRQDLSVDKTDRYCLAEALAGLPADEPGWELGWSATHVLLLTATPHMGKDFPWYCLWRLLAPDALATFDAFRAFPESQRRRHFIRRTKEEMVRFDGRPLYPQRRCDTLSYALNPSEQALYDATTRYIAETYNRARVLNRSAARLAMSVFQRRQASSTHALLRSFERRLVRLEEAIELVRAGRAEELEQRQKRLAATPDFFEIRTADEDAEEAGGAESHEAFEERALGGVVAPTLAQLREESREVEALLAQARSLVDDGEDSKFEKLRAVLRSAEFAREKFIVFTEHRDTAEFLVRRLEGLGFTGQVALIHGGLDYREREAQVDLFRRPLDAGGANYLVATDAAGEGINLQFCWLMVNYDVPWNPARLEQRMGRIHRYGQQHDPVVIVNLVAGETREGRVLKTLLDKLELIRQELQSDKVFDVVGRLFENVSLKDYLEQAATEEGATAAVKGIDGLLTAAQVRALGEREQARFGGGDVKSSLPALQAAIDREQYRRLLPGYVRRFVTAAAPLIDLRVDGDPDGVFGLAQKRRRGLDPVLAAMEIYPAGAHGCFTVYRPADRSDVIWLHPGEPVFDRFCAALLARHEDEARRGAFFVDPHAGAPYLFHLARVSVVRRPGPIESAGHEVTPAYGRADGEDRRVEIIESRLVGLRQDGDGVIEPCPLEHLLLLRGAPNVPPGSVPLARMAHGLTAAAREWVDGDALARLVDEHRARIERSLPERLDWIARGCDHRTAELIARRQHVGRKARGGDAGAAASLAKIKDEQRRLAADKDRRLRQVRREPSLVVAGDCEIVAHALVLPTADTEERRRHDTQVEEIAMQIAQAHEEASGAVVHDVSRPELARRAGLGDWPGFDLLSVAATGDRRAIEVKGRAGTGDVELSENEWAKACNLRDGYWLYAVYDCATPRPRLVRVRDPFAKLLAKSRVFSTYAISAASVQAAAEGASEGAS